In a genomic window of Alphaproteobacteria bacterium:
- a CDS encoding response regulator yields the protein MAKAAQKLGDLKVLIVEDQSEARAMMRNMLSELGVTQIFEASNGREGLSFFDSAFDLVDFILCDWNMPGMTGVEFLRQVRSVDPETPFLMVTGRGDMNSVTEAKKCGVTGFIKKPFSAALLEAKMRIIVSKKGDK from the coding sequence ATGGCTAAAGCCGCGCAGAAACTTGGAGATTTAAAAGTTCTTATCGTCGAGGATCAGAGTGAGGCGCGGGCGATGATGCGGAATATGCTCAGCGAACTGGGGGTCACGCAGATTTTCGAAGCTTCAAACGGGCGGGAGGGGTTAAGTTTCTTCGATTCCGCCTTCGATCTGGTCGATTTCATCCTCTGCGACTGGAATATGCCGGGGATGACGGGGGTTGAGTTTCTCCGGCAGGTCCGCAGCGTCGATCCCGAGACGCCGTTCCTGATGGTGACGGGGCGGGGGGATATGAATTCCGTGACAGAAGCAAAAAAATGCGGGGTCACAGGATTTATCAAAAAGCCTTTTTCGGCAGCGCTACTTGAGGCGAAAATGAGAATTATCGTTTCAAAAAAGGGCGATAAATAA
- a CDS encoding response regulator, whose product MFSRFFLRSRPSSQDCCDRKVLEAALDSHTLGKIMFNAEGRMVYANAVAYGFVPALKGAGADGKGFRLPHLIDYLFDHAVDVDVSLKNTLGEGSGANSIINFREVVALENGTLCVVEAKPLAESHTLFVMTDISRDRRREESLLYLNKNNYRLQKAMQFATNGLVVSDPKVEGNPFIFVNNAFCDFFGLKPEQMIGKSWDVLPDITRNEKIATSLIQAVVVGKDAEIEFSVKNGRETRWFAMKLSAVRDSLGRIDLFVGVFTDTTKLMLREAEAYQGQKLEALGKLAGGVAHDFNNVLSIIDGFSLMAAKGLDPQSEVAQYLLKIQSAAKRGAALTNKMLTFSRHKVVSRNVFDLSNLLEDQKILLDPLVPASVRFSVRASEPDLRVSGTPDALAQILMNLVVNARDAMPGGGTLSVDLRSCGRSELPEKVKKRTQEKRFAKLTVSDTGTGIEPKVLEKIFDPFFTTKPQGKGTGLGLSIVYGLVREMGGGVGVDSRLGEGTAISVFLPLSEASVSKVLSGTVRDPATLKLKGYTILVAEDEPDLLRIVSEMLEKMEATVLRASNGNEALVVQDDYEGDVDLLLSDVMMPEMNGVKLATLLCSLRPEIKVVFMSGYPGSGEMAPIEVPETAIFIPKPVDYNRLVLTLFETLNNNFPDAASNISDEVKPHWVSTSDQVH is encoded by the coding sequence ATGTTCAGTCGGTTTTTTTTACGCTCACGCCCTTCGTCGCAGGATTGCTGCGACCGCAAGGTGCTGGAAGCGGCTTTGGACAGCCATACGCTGGGTAAAATCATGTTCAACGCCGAGGGGCGGATGGTGTACGCCAACGCCGTTGCGTATGGTTTCGTTCCGGCCTTGAAGGGCGCAGGTGCGGACGGGAAGGGGTTTCGGCTGCCGCATTTGATCGACTATCTCTTCGATCATGCGGTCGATGTCGATGTCAGTCTCAAGAATACGCTGGGTGAGGGTTCAGGCGCGAATTCAATCATCAATTTCCGCGAAGTTGTCGCGCTGGAGAACGGGACGCTGTGTGTGGTCGAGGCCAAGCCGCTGGCGGAGAGCCATACGCTGTTCGTTATGACGGATATCAGCCGCGATCGGCGGCGCGAGGAGAGCTTGCTTTACCTTAATAAAAACAACTACAGGCTGCAAAAAGCGATGCAGTTCGCCACCAACGGGCTGGTGGTCAGCGACCCGAAGGTGGAGGGGAATCCGTTCATCTTCGTCAATAATGCGTTCTGCGACTTTTTCGGCTTGAAACCGGAGCAGATGATCGGGAAATCCTGGGATGTTTTGCCCGACATCACGCGTAATGAGAAGATCGCCACCTCTCTGATTCAGGCCGTGGTCGTGGGCAAGGATGCGGAGATCGAGTTTTCCGTCAAGAATGGACGGGAGACGCGCTGGTTTGCGATGAAGCTTTCGGCCGTCAGGGATTCCCTGGGGCGGATCGACCTGTTCGTCGGGGTGTTCACCGATACGACAAAACTGATGCTGCGCGAGGCGGAGGCGTATCAGGGGCAGAAACTGGAGGCTCTGGGCAAGCTGGCGGGCGGGGTGGCACATGATTTCAACAACGTCCTCTCCATCATCGACGGGTTTTCGCTGATGGCGGCGAAGGGGCTGGATCCGCAGTCGGAGGTGGCCCAGTATCTGCTAAAAATCCAGAGTGCGGCCAAGCGTGGGGCGGCGCTGACCAATAAAATGCTGACCTTTAGCCGCCACAAGGTTGTTTCCCGAAATGTTTTCGATTTGTCGAATTTGCTGGAGGATCAGAAAATCCTCCTCGATCCTCTGGTTCCGGCATCGGTGCGTTTTTCCGTGCGGGCGAGTGAGCCGGATTTGCGGGTGAGCGGGACGCCAGACGCACTCGCGCAAATCCTGATGAATCTTGTGGTTAACGCTCGGGATGCCATGCCGGGGGGCGGGACGCTGAGTGTCGATCTGCGGAGCTGCGGGCGCTCGGAATTGCCCGAAAAGGTTAAAAAGCGAACGCAGGAGAAGCGTTTTGCGAAGCTGACCGTCTCCGATACCGGAACCGGGATCGAGCCGAAAGTTCTGGAAAAGATATTCGATCCGTTCTTTACCACCAAGCCGCAGGGCAAGGGGACAGGGCTGGGGCTTTCGATCGTCTACGGGCTGGTGCGCGAGATGGGCGGGGGGGTCGGCGTCGATTCCCGGCTGGGGGAGGGGACGGCGATCAGTGTTTTCCTGCCGCTCAGCGAGGCGTCGGTGTCCAAGGTTCTGAGCGGTACTGTCCGCGATCCGGCAACGCTCAAGCTCAAGGGTTATACGATTCTGGTCGCGGAGGATGAGCCGGATTTGCTCAGGATCGTCTCCGAGATGCTGGAAAAGATGGAGGCCACGGTTCTGCGGGCATCGAATGGCAATGAGGCGCTGGTCGTTCAGGACGATTATGAAGGGGATGTCGATCTTCTGCTTTCGGATGTGATGATGCCGGAGATGAACGGGGTGAAGCTGGCGACTTTGCTCTGTTCGCTGAGGCCCGAAATCAAGGTTGTTTTTATGTCCGGCTATCCGGGCAGCGGGGAGATGGCGCCCATAGAGGTTCCTGAAACGGCAATCTTCATTCCCAAACCGGTCGATTATAACCGTCTGGTTCTCACGCTTTTTGAAACACTTAACAATAATTTCCCCGATGCGGCGTCCAATATTTCGGACGAGGTCAAACCGCACTGGGTTTCCACTTCGGACCAGGTTCATTAA
- a CDS encoding YjbH domain-containing protein — protein sequence MRIRSFRCWQILLPVLTGTMLLVPVMARADAAFETPFLSQPLGLNTTPEIEQDSQQGKKAAIANKNHKNTTDRTINKSADNISIEKNLYLQPFSNAPQQIRQAAKEIYTNNPQAQSLQFQLISYGLRGPDLRLITADLRRADTHQGSPQEIWRNAEFTREGQEAEETTLWPMRPYLWLIQDNQLGWEDGGESGLLARSSLIAEARAPEILNLLTLGAAFRLNIADNLHRIDAPRAPLPVRSDVEKFADRTIGLERLYATSFHSLSPEWHTALSAGYLEEMVAGVGGEIIYRPFKSRFALGAELWQTFRRDPETTLNLGLNGDHVLTGHINAWYDWPEPDITLHLQAGRYLAEDIGLTAALEKDFVNGAKLKGFITVTDGADSGNFGEDTNTTQGVSLSLPLGGVPHMPDGSAFRLRAEPFARDTGQTVDKPVSLYELTEPFTLGHIARYWEKVVE from the coding sequence ATGCGTATTCGATCCTTCCGGTGTTGGCAGATCCTGCTTCCGGTTTTGACCGGAACGATGCTGCTCGTCCCCGTCATGGCCCGCGCCGATGCCGCCTTCGAAACGCCCTTTCTCTCACAGCCTCTGGGTTTGAACACCACACCGGAAATCGAGCAGGATTCACAACAGGGAAAAAAAGCCGCAATCGCCAACAAAAATCATAAAAACACAACGGATCGAACTATAAATAAAAGTGCTGATAATATAAGCATTGAAAAGAACTTATACCTCCAGCCATTCAGCAACGCCCCGCAGCAAATTAGACAGGCCGCAAAAGAGATTTATACAAATAATCCACAGGCTCAATCCCTGCAGTTTCAACTGATTTCATACGGCCTGCGCGGCCCCGATCTGCGCCTGATAACCGCCGACCTGCGCCGCGCCGATACCCATCAGGGCAGCCCGCAGGAAATCTGGCGCAACGCCGAATTCACACGCGAAGGACAGGAGGCGGAGGAAACAACCCTCTGGCCGATGCGGCCCTATCTCTGGCTCATTCAGGACAATCAACTCGGATGGGAAGACGGGGGCGAGTCCGGCCTCCTCGCCCGCTCCTCCCTGATCGCCGAGGCCCGCGCCCCGGAAATCCTCAACCTCCTCACGCTCGGCGCCGCCTTCCGCCTGAACATCGCCGATAATCTGCACAGGATCGACGCGCCCCGCGCCCCCCTCCCGGTCCGCAGCGATGTGGAGAAATTCGCAGACCGTACAATCGGCCTCGAGCGCCTCTATGCGACAAGTTTCCACAGCCTGTCCCCCGAATGGCACACAGCCCTGAGCGCAGGCTATCTGGAGGAAATGGTGGCGGGCGTGGGCGGCGAAATCATCTACCGCCCGTTCAAATCCCGCTTCGCCCTCGGCGCGGAACTCTGGCAAACCTTCCGCCGTGATCCCGAAACCACGCTCAACCTCGGGCTGAATGGCGACCATGTGCTCACCGGGCATATCAACGCGTGGTACGACTGGCCGGAGCCGGATATAACCCTCCACCTGCAGGCCGGACGCTATCTGGCCGAGGATATCGGCCTCACGGCGGCTCTGGAGAAGGATTTCGTGAATGGCGCGAAACTCAAGGGCTTCATCACGGTCACCGACGGCGCGGATTCAGGCAATTTCGGCGAGGACACAAACACCACACAGGGCGTCAGCCTCTCCCTCCCGCTCGGCGGCGTTCCGCATATGCCGGACGGCAGCGCGTTCAGGCTCCGCGCCGAGCCCTTCGCCCGCGATACAGGCCAGACCGTGGACAAACCCGTCAGCCTCTATGAACTGACCGAACCTTTCACCCTCGGCCACATAGCAAGGTATTGGGAGAAGGTGGTGGAGTGA
- a CDS encoding RluA family pseudouridine synthase, whose translation MKADDPEDAPDEESGEGLLEFTVPPELAGQRADKALASLSGDLSRTRLQALMEEGKVFLNEAPLMVASHKMKAGDAVTVHLPPPVACVPEPENLPLDIVYQDEDLLVINKAAGMVVHPGAGNWTGTLVNALLYHCAGSLSGIGGVVRPGIVHRLDKDTSGLMIVAKNDKAHRFLAEQLSDRSLSRTYYAVVLGVPFPIKGVVDRPIGRDRNSRLKMGTSGAGLRDARTHYHVQAKYKEACSLVQCELETGRTHQIRVHMQVLGHPLVGDPLYGPQKTALVAKLKKGGYEADEIEQICEFPRQALHAAALRFIHPRTEEEMAFEAPPPADFSKLLKILDK comes from the coding sequence ATGAAGGCTGATGATCCCGAAGATGCGCCGGACGAAGAGTCCGGGGAAGGGCTGCTGGAATTTACCGTCCCGCCAGAACTGGCCGGACAGCGGGCCGATAAGGCTTTGGCTTCGCTTTCCGGCGATCTTTCGCGCACCCGTCTGCAGGCGCTGATGGAGGAGGGAAAAGTTTTCCTCAATGAGGCGCCGCTGATGGTCGCCTCGCACAAAATGAAGGCGGGGGACGCGGTGACCGTCCATCTGCCGCCGCCTGTGGCCTGCGTTCCCGAACCTGAAAACCTGCCGCTGGATATCGTCTATCAGGACGAGGATTTATTGGTCATCAACAAGGCGGCGGGGATGGTGGTCCATCCCGGCGCGGGGAACTGGACGGGCACGCTGGTCAATGCCTTGCTTTACCATTGTGCGGGGAGTCTGTCGGGGATCGGCGGTGTGGTGCGGCCGGGGATCGTGCATCGGCTGGACAAGGACACCAGCGGTCTGATGATCGTGGCGAAGAACGATAAGGCGCATCGCTTTCTGGCCGAACAGCTTTCGGATCGGAGTCTGAGCCGCACATATTATGCGGTTGTGCTTGGTGTGCCTTTTCCGATTAAGGGAGTTGTGGACCGACCCATCGGGCGAGACCGGAACAGCCGTTTGAAGATGGGCACCAGCGGGGCTGGGTTGCGGGATGCGCGGACGCATTACCATGTGCAGGCCAAGTATAAGGAGGCCTGTTCGCTGGTTCAGTGCGAACTGGAGACCGGGCGGACGCACCAGATCCGGGTGCATATGCAGGTTCTGGGGCATCCGCTGGTCGGCGATCCGCTTTATGGGCCGCAGAAAACGGCGCTGGTGGCCAAACTCAAGAAGGGCGGGTATGAAGCCGATGAAATCGAGCAAATCTGCGAATTTCCCCGGCAGGCACTTCATGCCGCCGCTTTGCGGTTTATCCACCCCCGGACGGAGGAGGAGATGGCGTTTGAGGCGCCGCCGCCTGCTGATTTCTCTAAGTTGCTGAAAATATTAGATAAATAA
- a CDS encoding glycosyltransferase family 1 protein — translation MKVLILSDAWHPQINGVVRTYEHLSHELEKRGHEVQVFGPAHFPATMPMPFYPEIRLVIKPYRRLKRMIEEYAPDKIHIATEGPLGWAGRKYCLRHKRSFTTSYHTQFPDYIAKRFAWLIPPLYKAVHQSAIRLVRNFHNASQTVMVSTPSLEQQLRQWGFTAPMKRFSRGVDTALFHPGPKTLFQDLKKPVALYVGRIAIEKNLEGFLEMDWEGSKVIVGDGPVRQRLKRKYPHVHFAGTKQGKELAAHYCSAEIFVFPSKTDTFGIVLLESLACGLPVAAYNVTGPKDIIKEPFLGALDDQNLAEAARKAMAQGIPEKCTEYAGKNFSWASAAQQFLEAL, via the coding sequence ATGAAAGTTCTGATCCTGTCAGACGCTTGGCACCCCCAGATCAACGGGGTCGTGCGGACCTATGAACATCTCTCGCACGAACTGGAAAAACGGGGCCACGAGGTGCAGGTCTTCGGCCCCGCGCATTTTCCGGCCACCATGCCCATGCCCTTCTATCCCGAAATCCGTCTGGTCATCAAACCCTACCGCCGCCTCAAGCGCATGATCGAAGAATATGCGCCCGATAAAATCCACATCGCCACCGAAGGTCCGCTCGGTTGGGCCGGACGTAAATATTGCCTCAGGCACAAGCGGAGTTTCACGACCTCCTACCACACGCAGTTTCCCGATTACATCGCCAAGCGCTTTGCGTGGCTGATCCCCCCGCTCTATAAAGCCGTTCATCAATCCGCCATACGCCTTGTTCGCAATTTCCACAACGCCTCGCAAACCGTCATGGTCTCAACGCCAAGTCTGGAGCAGCAGTTGCGGCAATGGGGATTCACCGCGCCGATGAAACGCTTTTCCCGCGGGGTGGACACCGCCCTCTTCCACCCCGGCCCAAAGACTCTCTTTCAGGATTTGAAAAAACCCGTCGCCCTCTATGTCGGCCGCATCGCCATCGAAAAAAACCTTGAGGGTTTTCTGGAGATGGACTGGGAAGGCTCGAAGGTGATCGTCGGCGACGGACCGGTGCGCCAGCGCCTGAAAAGGAAATATCCCCATGTGCATTTCGCGGGGACAAAACAGGGCAAGGAACTGGCCGCCCACTATTGCTCGGCGGAGATATTCGTCTTCCCGTCAAAAACAGATACGTTCGGCATCGTATTGCTGGAATCCCTCGCTTGCGGACTGCCCGTAGCCGCTTATAATGTCACCGGACCGAAAGATATCATTAAGGAGCCATTTCTTGGCGCTCTGGATGACCAGAACCTCGCGGAAGCGGCCCGAAAAGCCATGGCGCAGGGCATCCCTGAAAAATGCACGGAATATGCGGGCAAAAACTTCAGCTGGGCCAGCGCAGCGCAGCAATTTCTGGAGGCGCTTTAA
- a CDS encoding response regulator, protein MAKILLAEDDPSMLNFLEIALRRAGHDVLPASDGLEALEVLEDGEEFDLLLTDIVMPGIDGIELAQKAMQIQPDLKVMFITGFAAMAVSTHREEMKNTKLLSKPFHLSDLVSQIEEILAT, encoded by the coding sequence ATGGCCAAAATACTGCTCGCCGAAGACGACCCCTCAATGCTCAATTTCCTTGAAATTGCGCTCAGAAGGGCGGGCCACGACGTCCTCCCCGCTTCCGACGGGCTGGAGGCGCTGGAGGTGCTCGAAGACGGGGAGGAGTTCGACCTCCTCCTGACCGACATCGTCATGCCCGGCATTGACGGCATAGAACTGGCTCAGAAAGCCATGCAGATCCAGCCGGATTTGAAGGTCATGTTCATCACCGGCTTCGCCGCCATGGCCGTCAGCACCCACAGGGAAGAAATGAAGAATACCAAGCTTTTATCCAAACCCTTCCACCTCAGCGACCTCGTCAGCCAGATCGAGGAAATCCTGGCCACGTAA
- a CDS encoding type IV secretory system conjugative DNA transfer family protein: MGLHGLPRNRLNPVSYIRQGSNTLVSDVKVFTENMIPLSGSANAQYFEMRARDILEGTILTLVEKHGTLTLPDLYHAVNLIPGAGEEWLDFAYLMHTSAFPVAVRVEEEINRSRKDNAGGFQGILGEVFKALSCLSDPVLMGSVSPPYDFDMDALTDLQQRWQVYLMPPAEFVDAWAPVIKAIFVSAMIYKSRAPSAPQQTWILDECAQLNNFPLVVKLFTYGAGIGIRPWAVFQSTEQMNALGPNAKTIITSSAALQIYFALREIGSAKDVSTMLGTQTLEFNDTLQQGQSRLAKSRILQSLLTGEDPLGAGIAFGHYKQAEHHRSKQMRPLQTPDEVLNARPDAAFIFADALQHPVFAQRQPYYQQSFMAGRFHPNPYHPPADKVRVTLGFGRTRWLSVKRESVPHRFAHYPQYVGGEWSVLR; encoded by the coding sequence TTGGGGCTGCACGGGCTGCCGCGCAATCGGCTCAACCCCGTCTCCTACATCCGGCAAGGATCAAACACGCTGGTTTCGGACGTGAAAGTCTTCACCGAGAACATGATCCCGCTCTCCGGCTCGGCCAATGCCCAGTATTTCGAGATGCGGGCGCGGGATATCCTCGAAGGGACGATCCTCACGCTGGTTGAAAAGCACGGAACGCTCACGCTTCCCGATCTCTACCATGCGGTCAACCTGATCCCCGGCGCGGGCGAGGAATGGCTGGATTTCGCGTACCTCATGCACACGTCCGCCTTTCCGGTCGCGGTGCGCGTGGAAGAAGAGATCAACCGTTCGCGCAAGGACAATGCGGGCGGGTTTCAGGGGATACTGGGTGAAGTCTTCAAGGCGCTCTCGTGCCTCTCGGACCCGGTTCTGATGGGTTCCGTCTCTCCGCCCTATGATTTCGATATGGACGCGCTCACGGACCTCCAGCAACGCTGGCAGGTCTATCTGATGCCGCCCGCTGAGTTCGTCGATGCCTGGGCTCCGGTCATCAAGGCGATCTTCGTTTCCGCCATGATCTACAAATCCCGCGCCCCGTCCGCGCCGCAACAGACTTGGATTCTGGATGAATGCGCCCAGCTCAATAACTTCCCGCTCGTGGTCAAGCTCTTCACCTATGGAGCAGGCATTGGAATCCGCCCGTGGGCCGTCTTCCAGTCCACCGAACAGATGAATGCGCTCGGGCCGAACGCCAAGACGATCATCACCTCAAGCGCGGCGCTGCAAATCTACTTCGCTCTGCGCGAGATTGGCTCGGCCAAGGATGTCTCGACGATGCTCGGCACCCAGACGCTGGAGTTCAACGACACGCTCCAGCAGGGCCAGAGCCGTCTGGCCAAAAGCCGGATTCTGCAATCGCTGCTCACAGGCGAAGACCCGCTCGGTGCAGGTATCGCCTTTGGTCATTACAAGCAAGCCGAACATCACCGCTCCAAGCAGATGCGCCCGCTGCAAACGCCCGATGAAGTCCTGAATGCGCGGCCCGATGCGGCCTTCATTTTCGCCGATGCGCTCCAGCATCCGGTCTTCGCGCAGCGCCAACCGTATTATCAGCAGTCCTTCATGGCAGGGCGGTTTCATCCGAACCCGTATCACCCTCCCGCCGACAAAGTGCGCGTTACACTCGGCTTCGGGCGGACACGCTGGCTTTCGGTCAAGCGCGAGTCTGTTCCGCACCGCTTCGCGCACTATCCGCAATATGTGGGCGGTGAATGGTCGGTGCTCCGGTGA
- the vsr gene encoding DNA mismatch endonuclease Vsr: MTDTRTPEQRRRIMQSVKTADTEPEWSVRRLLFSLGYRYRLHRKDLPGCPDIVLPSRRKAIFVHGCFWHGHSCSKGRAPKSRKDYWGPKIAANRERDARNLCKLNDLGWATAVVWQCELADRDALAVRLKSFVEDKTNRGDKT, from the coding sequence ATGACCGATACGCGCACACCCGAGCAGCGGCGACGGATCATGCAATCGGTCAAAACCGCAGATACCGAACCCGAGTGGTCCGTTCGAAGGCTGCTCTTTTCTCTTGGCTACCGATACAGGCTGCATCGAAAGGACTTGCCCGGATGTCCAGACATCGTCCTGCCTAGCCGTCGCAAGGCCATTTTCGTCCACGGTTGCTTCTGGCACGGCCACTCGTGTTCGAAGGGCCGTGCGCCGAAATCCCGCAAAGACTATTGGGGACCGAAAATCGCTGCGAACCGGGAGCGCGACGCCCGGAACCTGTGCAAACTGAACGATCTCGGATGGGCAACGGCGGTTGTCTGGCAGTGCGAACTGGCCGACAGGGACGCTCTGGCCGTGCGTCTCAAAAGCTTTGTTGAAGACAAGACAAATCGGGGCGACAAAACGTGA
- a CDS encoding DNA cytosine methyltransferase: MTIRKPKSGKAPPKSSRPIGIDLFAGAGGMSLGFEQAGFDVAAAVEVDPIHCAIHKFNFPRTAVIPVSVSALTGDDIRKQAGIGDKRVACVFGGPPCQGFSLIGHRVLDDPRNSLVMDFVRLVSELEADTFVFENVKGLTVGKHRAFLDELVEAFEARGYKVRLPWRVLNADCFGVPQHRERLIIMGARNGATLPEYPLPSTNPADGKRNIPGLSQGPTCGDAIGDLPDAERFASLVEHDAIETAKFGKPSAYAAEMRCLANDSWHYGHVRDWNPAALTSSCRTAHTDISKRRFSETEPGAVEPISRFFKLAPGGLSNTLRAGTDGARGAFTSPRPIHYKYNRCITVREMARLHGFPDWFRFHATKWHGARQIGNAVPPPLARAVAGKVLEALNVRAERPEGVMELGDTTLLYMELSEAAEHFGVVKPSSKRDRKSGAKKRKQHEIEAARTRLRVVNG; encoded by the coding sequence ATGACGATTCGCAAACCGAAATCCGGCAAAGCGCCGCCGAAGTCTTCAAGACCGATAGGGATCGACCTCTTTGCCGGAGCGGGCGGCATGAGTCTGGGATTCGAGCAAGCGGGGTTCGATGTCGCCGCCGCTGTGGAAGTCGATCCGATCCATTGCGCCATTCACAAATTCAATTTTCCACGGACGGCTGTGATCCCGGTATCCGTGTCCGCTCTGACAGGCGACGATATCCGCAAGCAGGCAGGAATCGGGGACAAGCGTGTCGCCTGCGTCTTCGGCGGTCCGCCCTGTCAGGGGTTTTCCCTCATCGGACACCGTGTCCTCGACGATCCCCGGAACTCGCTGGTCATGGACTTCGTGAGGCTCGTTTCAGAATTGGAGGCCGACACCTTCGTTTTTGAGAACGTCAAAGGGCTTACGGTTGGCAAACACCGGGCGTTTTTGGACGAGCTTGTCGAAGCCTTCGAGGCCCGTGGATACAAAGTGCGCCTTCCGTGGCGCGTATTGAATGCCGATTGCTTCGGCGTTCCCCAGCACCGCGAACGTCTGATCATTATGGGCGCACGAAACGGCGCAACCCTCCCTGAGTATCCATTGCCCTCGACAAACCCCGCAGACGGAAAACGGAATATACCCGGTCTATCGCAGGGACCGACTTGCGGGGATGCGATCGGGGATTTGCCGGATGCCGAGCGCTTCGCGAGTTTGGTCGAACACGATGCGATCGAAACGGCAAAGTTCGGGAAACCGTCCGCCTATGCCGCCGAGATGCGCTGCCTAGCGAACGATTCCTGGCACTACGGTCATGTCAGGGACTGGAATCCCGCTGCGTTGACGTCGAGTTGCCGGACGGCGCACACCGATATTTCCAAGCGCCGCTTTTCGGAAACCGAACCCGGCGCGGTCGAGCCGATCAGCCGCTTCTTCAAGCTTGCGCCCGGCGGCCTCTCCAATACTTTGAGAGCGGGAACGGACGGAGCGCGGGGCGCGTTCACGAGTCCGCGCCCGATTCACTACAAGTACAACCGTTGCATAACCGTCCGCGAGATGGCCCGCCTTCATGGGTTTCCCGACTGGTTTCGGTTTCACGCAACGAAGTGGCATGGCGCACGGCAGATCGGCAATGCCGTACCGCCCCCGCTTGCCCGCGCTGTCGCCGGAAAAGTCTTGGAAGCGCTCAACGTCAGGGCAGAGCGACCCGAAGGCGTCATGGAACTTGGCGATACGACTTTGCTCTACATGGAGCTTTCTGAGGCGGCTGAACACTTTGGCGTTGTAAAGCCATCGTCGAAACGCGACCGCAAGAGCGGCGCAAAAAAACGCAAACAGCATGAGATAGAGGCGGCCCGAACACGGCTGAGGGTCGTAAATGGCTAA
- a CDS encoding endonuclease produces the protein MAKKEKPENRYKVLIERIFFSHWTKGATEFEFEREEIEAVAKELDIALPKNLGDIIYSFRFRVPLPDRILETQPEDLEWTIRGAGKAKYRFQLAKVTRIVPNPNLVSIAIPDATPELIRAYALGDEQALLAIVRYNRLIDTFLGLTTYSLQNHLRTTVKDIGQIEIDELYIGLDKHGCHYAIPVQAKGGKDQIGIVQIGQDLAFAAESFPNMRCRPIAAQFMGGGVVALFELTLEGDEVKVVEERHYKLVPADQLDQSAITNYRT, from the coding sequence ATGGCTAAGAAGGAAAAACCGGAAAATCGGTATAAGGTGCTGATCGAGCGTATCTTCTTCAGCCACTGGACGAAGGGTGCGACCGAGTTCGAGTTCGAACGCGAAGAGATCGAAGCCGTCGCCAAAGAGCTGGATATCGCATTGCCGAAAAATCTCGGCGATATCATCTACAGCTTCCGGTTTCGGGTGCCTCTGCCCGATCGCATTCTTGAAACGCAGCCGGAAGATCTTGAATGGACCATCCGGGGAGCGGGCAAAGCCAAATACCGCTTCCAGTTGGCGAAAGTTACGCGGATCGTGCCCAACCCCAATCTCGTCAGCATCGCCATTCCCGACGCCACGCCCGAACTGATCAGAGCCTATGCGCTTGGCGACGAGCAAGCCCTTCTCGCGATCGTCCGTTACAACCGTCTGATTGACACGTTCCTCGGGCTGACGACCTACAGTCTCCAGAACCATCTGCGGACTACAGTAAAGGACATCGGCCAGATCGAAATCGACGAGCTGTATATCGGCCTCGACAAACATGGCTGTCACTATGCGATCCCCGTCCAAGCCAAAGGCGGAAAAGACCAGATCGGAATTGTGCAGATCGGGCAGGATTTGGCATTCGCAGCCGAGTCCTTCCCGAATATGAGGTGCAGGCCGATTGCCGCGCAGTTTATGGGCGGCGGTGTGGTGGCGCTGTTCGAACTGACCCTCGAAGGCGACGAAGTGAAAGTTGTCGAGGAGCGGCACTATAAACTTGTGCCTGCCGACCAGCTCGATCAAAGCGCCATCACCAACTACCGAACCTGA